Below is a window of Candidatus Methylomirabilota bacterium DNA.
CGGGGAGATTCGCCAGGGCCTCCAGCGCTTGCTCGAACCAGGCCACTGCCTTCCGGTGGGCCGAGCGGTCCGCCGCCTGGGCCCCGGCTCGGCGAAGGTAGGTGAGGGCCTTCGGCCACACTTCGGCTTCGCGGTAGTGCAGGCCGAGGGCGGCCGTGTGGAGCTCGAGGTTGTCAGGATAAAGCGCTTCGATCGCCTCGGCGACCTGGCGATGGAAGAGCTTCCGCCGCGGGGGCAGGAGCTGGGCGTAGGCGACCGCGCGGATCCGGTCGTGGGTGAACTCGAAGCGTTCCCCCACGCCGTGTAGCACCCGCCGTCGGACGAGCTCCTCGACCCCCTCGGCGCTGTCGCCTTCGGCGAGGCCGGCGGCGCGCTGGAGGAGGGCGAAATCGAACTCCCTCCCGATGACGGCGGCCACCAGGACGAGTTGCCGGCTCTGTTTATGGAGCCGCTCCAGCCGTCGGGCGATGATCTCCCGGACTCGCTCGGGCAGACGGACCCCGGTGGGCCCGGCGGAGGCCGTCCCCTCCTGGATGGCGCGCACGGCCTCGACGACCACGAAGGGGTTGCCCTCGCTCACCGCCCAGACCTCCTCAGCCAGGCGCGCGACGGCGGCGCCGGCGAGACCGGCCCCAGCGAGCGCTCGAACAAGCGCGACCGTGTCTCCGTGAGAGAGCGACGACAGCGCGATGTGGAGGAAGTGCGGCTCCCGCAGCAGCTCCTCGAGCACGTGGCGGAGGACGGGGGCGCCGGCGAATTCCTCTTCCCGTGCCGTCACGAGGATCAGGACCGGCGCCTCCCGGATACGGCGAGCGACGAAGGCGAGGAGCCGGAGGCTCATCTCGTCGGCCCAGTGCATGTCCTCGAGCATCAGCCCGACTGGCGCCATGGCCGCGAGCCCCTCGATGAAGTGCCAGACACTCTCGAAGAGGCGGCGCGCGTCGTGGGTGCTGGGCGGGAGGCCCGGCATGTCCGCCTCCGGGAGCAGCCGGGCCAGTTCGGCTCGCGAGTGAGCCGGGAGCACACTCAGCAGCTCGAGCTCGGCGGTCACCTGGCCGGAGCGGAACGCATCGACCCAGGGACCAAAGGGCAGAATCTGCTCGGTCTCGTAGGCGCGCCCCAGGAGCAGCCGGCCGCTGTTGGCCACGTCGGCGGCGAGTGTCAGCAGCAGGCGGCTCTTGCCGATCCCGTCCTCCCCGACGATCAGGGCGACCCGCCCCCGCCCCTGCCGTACCTCCTCGAACGCCTGACGTAATCGAGCGAGCTCCGCCTCCCGGCCGATGAGGGGGGTCTCGGGCGTGGGGACGGCGGGATGCAGCCTTGACGCGGTACGGTGCCGACGGGTCCCTCGCGCGTGGCCGGCTGGGGTCGGTGGCGTCGCCGCGTCGCGCCGTAGGAGGTCCCGGTAGAGTTGCTTGGTCTCGGACTCGGGCTCGGCACCGAGCTCTTGCTGCAGGACGCCGAGGCAGATCTGGTACTGCCGGAGCGCACCGGCTCGCCGGCCCTGCCGGGAGTAAAGACGCATGAGCGTGCGGTGGACAGCTTCCTGCAACGGATCGAGCGCGAGGAGGCGGACGGCGGTCTGAATGGCGAGCTCGGTCTGCACCGCCTTCTCCTGGTGCGCGAGGAGCCTGGTCAGGGCCGCGAGCGCGAGCGTCCGGATCCGCTCACGCTCGGCGACGAGCCACTCCTCGAAGAACGCCGCCTTCACGGCGAAGCCGTCAAGGAAGTCGCCGCGATAGAGCGCCGCGGCCTGCTCGAGGGCCTCCGGCGTGCCCTCGGCCACCCGCTCCTCGAACGCCACCACATCGACCTCCACGGCGGCGGGATTCAGGGCAACGGTCGTGCCCTCGGTTAGGAGGCTTCCGGGCTTGGTGGCCGGCAGCGCATGGCGAAGGGTCGAGAGGGTCTGGCGGAGGCTGCTCATAGCCTGCTCGTTACCGGCCTCCCCCCAGAGAATGGTGGCGAGCTTTTCGCGGGAGTACGCCTGCCCGGGGCGCAGCGCCAGGTAGGCGAGGAGGGCCTGGGCCTTCCTGGCCGGCAGGGACACCGGGAGGCTCGAGGGGAGGCGGGCCTGGAAGCCCCCGAGCAGGGCGACGCTGACGCGCGACATGGCTCCTAGCCTGCGAAGGGTGGCCAATATTACCACCCATCGGTTCCGGTGACGCGGGCCCCCTCCTTTGCGAAACTTTCACGCCTCAATCACGAAATCGTTACGGCACCCTGATATTGTGCTGCGCGCACTGAGGACCTTCGAGGATCGAGGAACGGATTCCACCTCGCGAGAAGTTTCAGGGTCAAGGGGTGCGTCACGTCGCGATTATTTTCGGATTGGGGTTAATAGTGCCTGACGTGGCGGACACTTTTCCGAGTCCGTGCGTTGCGACACGATCATCCGGCCTCAGGGAGGGAGGTGAGAGACGGGTTGACTGAAGGAAGCGAAGACGACCAGATGTCCAATACCAGATGTCCAGTAGAGGAAGGGAAAGCCATGAAAAGGTGGTCGGTTGTTGCGTTTCTCTTGATGAGTGCGGGATTAGTGGTAGCTCTCGGCCCCTGGACGCTCGCCAATGCAGGCCCCAGGCCCAAAGCCGACTTCGCGATCTTCGATGGGACGAACCCCGCGACTGAGGCGCCGCCCTTCGGAGGTGCCGAGTGCGCCGTGAAGCACCCGGCCACGTTCAGCGCGACCGTCACCGCGCACTCGTCCGGCCCCGATGGGTTCGTCCGGGCAACGTTTGCAGACGGGGACTTCGTCCAGTTCCCGATCAAGTCGGATGGGTCGTTCAGCTTTTCGCAGGCGATCGGCTCGACGAAGGACGTGGACGACCGGATCAGGATCTCCAACGGTGGCGACGCGGCCGGCGCGCGGCTGGTGGGCTGGGTCAGTGTCATCGGCGGCGACAAGGACTCCTGCCAGAGTTGCAACTTCGACGACGTTGGGGGGGGCGCCGGCTGCCAGAACAATCCCTAAGGACGGTTGCCTCGTGCGCCACGCCGGTTAGAGCGGCGGCCGCCCCACCGAAGGTGCCGGGTTCGGGTCGGCTCCCGCGATCGACCTGAGCCGGTGATGCAGGGCGGGGCGCACGGCTTCGCCTCGGAAGGAGGAGAGCGAGGGAACCTCAAGGGTTCCCCCGCACCTTGTTTGTTCTTGTGAGTGCAACATTGTGCCTCCCATCGATCGTGAACACTCTTCGAATGGGGCGGTTGTCGTAATCCGCGAAGGCCGGGGCTGTCCCGTAGAGTAGGCGACGGACGCACGGACCACCGGTACCAGGAGCGAGGGCCGACTTGCGAGTGAAGGCGTAGGAACCAATCTCCGGCTTGGCGCTACGTGCTCCGGTGGCGCGCCCGCGAGAGGGCGGCCTCGGCGCGCGAGTGCAATAGCCGGCAATCACGTGGTGGACTCCGCTGTCGGTCCCGGGCGTTGACGAGGAGGACGGCGGCTTCGCCGACGGCCTCCGAGCGTGTGGGGGTCTGGGGGCCGGGCGTTGACGAGGAGGACGGCGGCTTCGCCGACGGCCTCCGAGCGTGTGGGGGTCTGGGGGCCGGCGTTGACGAGGAGGACGGCGGCTTCGCCGACGGCCTCCGAGCGTGTGGGGGTCTGGGGGCCTTCGAGGCCCCCAGCCGGTTAGTCCGGCGCCGGAAGTCCGGGATCGCGCGCGGGCGGCTCCGGACTATCCCGGGAAGGGGCCGGCTCCGCCCGGACTCTGCGCATGAACGGGACCAGGAGCAGGACGGCACAGTACACCACCAGCAGGAGCCAGAAGTCGTCCGCGTAGGACAGGATCTGCGCCTGCACGATGGTTTCGTGGTACAGCGTCGCCAGGGCCTGCCGGCCGGCGGTGAAGGTGTCGGCGCCCTGGGCCACGAAGTGCCGGGTCCACTCCTGGAGTCGCTCGGCCACCGCAGGGTTCCAGGCGTGGACGTGGCTGGTGAGGATCGCCTGGTGCTGCTGGCTGCGCCGGGCCAGCAGCGTCGTGGCCACCGCCACCCCCATGCTGCCCCCGATATTGCGGACGACGTTGTAGGCGGCCGTCGCGTTGGCCAGGCGCTCGGTCGGGATGGTGGCCAGAGCGAGGGCCTGGAGAGGAACGAAGATGAAGCCCATGGAGAATCCCTGGAGGAAGCGCGGCCAGGCCAGGCTCCAGAAGTCCATCGTGACCGTGACGCGCGTCATGAGCCCGAGCGCCACCGCCTGCAGCAGGCAGCCTCCGACGAGCATCAGGCGCTGATCCATCCGCGAGACCAGGGTTCCGGAGATCATGAGCGCGGCCATCGTTCCGAGCCCGCCGGGCGCCAGCGTGAGGCCGGACGTCCACGCGTCGTAGCCCAGGATCTTCTGGGTATAGAGCGCCTGGAGCAGGAGGCTCGAATTGAACCCGAAGCCGATCAGGAAGATGGCCAGGGAGCTGACGCCGAAGTTCCGGTCGTTGAAGACGCTGAGATCGAGGATCGGCTCCTCGGCCAGGACTTCCCGGATCACGAAGCCGGCCAGCATGCATACGGCGAGGGGAGCGAGCGTCAGGATGAGCGCCGAGTCGAACCAGTCGTGGCGCTCGCCCAGATCGAGCACGAGCTGGAGGCAGCCGAAGCCGAACATCATCAGGACGATCCCGGCGAGGTCGACGTGCCGGGGCCGGCGATGGAACGGCGCATCGAACAGGAATGCGCTCAC
It encodes the following:
- a CDS encoding DHA2 family efflux MFS transporter permease subunit, which translates into the protein MSDAPVGAARKWAITLSVMMVTVMQVLDTSITNVALPHMQGSFAASIDEMSWVITSYLAANAVIIPASGWLTAVFGRRRFYLICTVTFTVSSFLSGIAPNLEFLVLMRILQGLGGGPVIPMAQAIMWEIFPLEQRGTAMAVWGFGIMLAPILGPTVGGWITDNWSWRWIFYMNLPIGILAFFMVSAFLFDAPFHRRPRHVDLAGIVLMMFGFGCLQLVLDLGERHDWFDSALILTLAPLAVCMLAGFVIREVLAEEPILDLSVFNDRNFGVSSLAIFLIGFGFNSSLLLQALYTQKILGYDAWTSGLTLAPGGLGTMAALMISGTLVSRMDQRLMLVGGCLLQAVALGLMTRVTVTMDFWSLAWPRFLQGFSMGFIFVPLQALALATIPTERLANATAAYNVVRNIGGSMGVAVATTLLARRSQQHQAILTSHVHAWNPAVAERLQEWTRHFVAQGADTFTAGRQALATLYHETIVQAQILSYADDFWLLLVVYCAVLLLVPFMRRVRAEPAPSRDSPEPPARDPGLPAPD
- a CDS encoding AAA family ATPase, whose protein sequence is MSRVSVALLGGFQARLPSSLPVSLPARKAQALLAYLALRPGQAYSREKLATILWGEAGNEQAMSSLRQTLSTLRHALPATKPGSLLTEGTTVALNPAAVEVDVVAFEERVAEGTPEALEQAAALYRGDFLDGFAVKAAFFEEWLVAERERIRTLALAALTRLLAHQEKAVQTELAIQTAVRLLALDPLQEAVHRTLMRLYSRQGRRAGALRQYQICLGVLQQELGAEPESETKQLYRDLLRRDAATPPTPAGHARGTRRHRTASRLHPAVPTPETPLIGREAELARLRQAFEEVRQGRGRVALIVGEDGIGKSRLLLTLAADVANSGRLLLGRAYETEQILPFGPWVDAFRSGQVTAELELLSVLPAHSRAELARLLPEADMPGLPPSTHDARRLFESVWHFIEGLAAMAPVGLMLEDMHWADEMSLRLLAFVARRIREAPVLILVTAREEEFAGAPVLRHVLEELLREPHFLHIALSSLSHGDTVALVRALAGAGLAGAAVARLAEEVWAVSEGNPFVVVEAVRAIQEGTASAGPTGVRLPERVREIIARRLERLHKQSRQLVLVAAVIGREFDFALLQRAAGLAEGDSAEGVEELVRRRVLHGVGERFEFTHDRIRAVAYAQLLPPRRKLFHRQVAEAIEALYPDNLELHTAALGLHYREAEVWPKALTYLRRAGAQAADRSAHRKAVAWFEQALEALANLPESRDTIEQAIDLRFDLRNALLQLGDLSRLLMRLREAEALAVRLDDQRRLGRVSSFMAVCFFQMGDHDGAIRFAERGLAIARACGDFGLEVQMNFRLGLAYHALGEYRRAIDILKRNVNLLTGARVSERYGMAGLPALLSRAWLISCLAEIGEFVDATTLAREGFAIADAIDQRWSLAWLCFHAGLLHLRKGDHPQAATLLKRGLEVCRLGEIGLLVPWFESALGYIDALSGRASEAQPRLEQAIDRLAAMGYSTWKPLLITWLAEVADAAGRIDDAIRHLSRARELAQVQKERGHEAWALRAMGEVISHRAPAEGEEADRYYSQAVALAQELGMRPLVAHCHLGLGELLRRAGRWELAKEHLAIATKLFWDMDTPLWLARVEAVLAS